A genomic stretch from Pararhizobium sp. IMCC21322 includes:
- a CDS encoding OsmC family protein has protein sequence MQSKTTVKLRASAVSPSHSLSNISVRDVSFAIDEPVERGGTNLGPTPTDTALSALVGCTNVIGHKCADVLGVDIGHLTISAVCDFDRLGVTLQQEVDVPFVKILLTVEADGPATQSELDLVSAEVGKYCPLAKLFRQAGTIIEENWKSTHS, from the coding sequence ATGCAATCAAAAACAACCGTAAAGCTGCGTGCTTCGGCCGTCAGCCCGTCTCATTCATTGTCAAACATTTCCGTGCGGGATGTAAGCTTTGCAATTGATGAGCCCGTGGAGCGTGGCGGCACAAATCTTGGCCCGACACCCACGGATACTGCATTAAGTGCCCTGGTTGGCTGCACCAATGTAATTGGACACAAATGTGCCGATGTCCTGGGCGTCGATATAGGCCATCTGACGATCTCTGCAGTTTGTGATTTTGACCGGTTGGGCGTTACTTTGCAGCAGGAAGTTGATGTCCCATTCGTCAAAATACTTCTGACCGTGGAAGCCGACGGTCCAGCCACGCAATCGGAACTGGATCTTGTTTCAGCGGAAGTCGGGAAATATTGCCCTTTGGCCAAATTGTTCCGGCAGGCTGGAACAATTATTGAAGAAAACTGGAAGTCAACACACAGCTGA
- a CDS encoding GntR family transcriptional regulator, producing the protein MMPESVDDISLSDMSDKETSSRASMTSRAYARLRADIIAGVLIPGQKLKIEELRQLYDVGTSPIREALSLLTSDHFVERIDQRGFRVATVSAKEFDELLKTRCWLEERALRESIDHGNASWEEQVVLAAYRLSRVPRSAADDHFVANAEWEVRHKHFHVTLISACDSTMLMKFCDQLYDQNIRYRQLSGIQAYPSRDVTAEHGAICDAVLARDADLAAQLLVSHYVNTGDFLKDQLDDY; encoded by the coding sequence ATGATGCCTGAATCAGTCGACGACATCAGTCTGTCTGATATGTCGGACAAGGAGACATCAAGCCGGGCTTCCATGACCAGCCGCGCCTATGCCAGGTTGAGGGCTGATATCATTGCTGGTGTTTTGATCCCTGGACAGAAGCTCAAGATTGAAGAATTGCGGCAACTCTACGATGTCGGAACCAGCCCGATTCGCGAAGCGCTGAGCCTTTTGACCTCGGATCATTTCGTAGAACGCATTGATCAGCGCGGCTTTCGTGTCGCAACGGTCAGCGCGAAAGAATTTGATGAATTGCTTAAAACCCGTTGCTGGCTTGAAGAACGCGCTTTGCGCGAATCCATTGACCATGGCAATGCAAGTTGGGAAGAGCAGGTTGTGCTGGCAGCCTACCGGCTATCCCGTGTTCCGCGCTCGGCGGCGGATGATCATTTCGTTGCCAATGCGGAATGGGAAGTACGCCACAAGCACTTTCATGTGACGCTGATTTCGGCATGCGATTCAACCATGCTGATGAAATTTTGTGACCAACTCTATGATCAGAACATCCGGTACCGCCAATTATCCGGGATACAGGCCTATCCCTCACGGGATGTAACGGCCGAACACGGTGCCATCTGCGACGCGGTGCTGGCACGTGATGCTGATCTGGCCGCACAATTGCTGGTCAGCCACTACGTCAACACCGGCGACTTTCTCAAAGATCAGTTGGACGACTACTAA
- a CDS encoding dioxygenase — MRTVSKDNITQAFLDYCSDETEPRVRFVLEKLVSHLHDFVRETNLTHAEWRKGLELLEKTGDMTDPERNEFVLMSDVLGLSSLVDMVNSPDEGTPSSVLGPFHILGAPDLAVGGDMKQDNDGAAVIVKGHVRNPDGEPIKGAEIEIWQTADNGLYSNQDNKQTEYNLRGHIVVGDDGLYQFSTVRPAPYTVPGDGPVGELLRATGRHPWRPSHLHFIITAPGYRSLVTEVFPSDDEYLDEDAVFGVREQLVMKYVEQNDVTAIPDGMEIAERLQAPFFTVDFDFVLAKEA; from the coding sequence ATGCGTACAGTTTCAAAAGACAACATCACACAAGCGTTTCTGGATTATTGCAGCGACGAAACGGAGCCGCGTGTGCGCTTCGTTCTGGAAAAACTGGTCAGCCATCTGCACGATTTTGTGCGTGAAACTAACCTCACGCACGCCGAATGGCGCAAGGGTCTGGAACTGCTTGAAAAAACCGGTGACATGACAGATCCGGAACGCAATGAGTTCGTTCTCATGTCAGACGTGCTCGGCTTGTCTTCTTTGGTTGATATGGTCAATTCGCCAGATGAAGGCACGCCTTCCAGCGTGCTTGGACCTTTCCATATTCTGGGCGCACCGGACCTTGCAGTCGGTGGCGACATGAAACAGGACAATGACGGTGCAGCCGTTATTGTAAAAGGTCATGTGCGCAACCCGGATGGTGAGCCGATCAAGGGTGCCGAAATCGAGATATGGCAGACCGCCGACAACGGCCTGTATTCCAATCAGGACAACAAACAGACAGAGTATAATCTGCGCGGTCACATTGTTGTCGGCGATGATGGTCTGTATCAGTTCTCCACGGTTCGGCCGGCACCTTACACTGTGCCCGGCGATGGTCCGGTTGGCGAATTGCTGCGTGCCACAGGACGTCACCCCTGGCGTCCGTCTCACCTGCATTTCATCATCACAGCCCCAGGCTACCGCAGCCTTGTGACGGAAGTATTCCCAAGCGATGATGAATATCTGGATGAAGATGCTGTGTTTGGTGTGCGCGAGCAGCTTGTGATGAAATATGTTGAACAAAACGACGTGACCGCCATCCCAGATGGGATGGAGATCGCTGAGCGATTGCAGGCGCCATTCTTCACAGTTGATTTTGACTTTGTTCTGGCCAAAGAAGCGTAA
- a CDS encoding LeuA family protein → MRENHFEEDKWWVSPYNFVPEVRDAMDLPPKVEIHDATLRDGEQTPGVVFSVDDKIAIAQKLSEVGVERIEAGMPAVSPQDAESIKQISKLGLNSRIFTFARAMKKDIDMALECGAQGVIIEVPIGYPKLKTQFGWTWQDVLARSAPVINYARENGLYAVFFPYDTTRARADDLENLCKGIMAESPPDSIGIVDTMGCATPEAIKYMVRWVKRMTGLPIEIHTHNDFGMGVATELAAVTAGAEVVHSCGNGLGERTGNAALEELMLGLDLLYGYDTGYKLDKLPELGELLSRLANVPIARNKPILGSGNFTRESGIGINYVMHDPLVMFGTHPALTGRAGEVVLGKKSGKASIAYKLEDLGLGESDEAETAEMLDHVKQAGIKKRDILSDDEFKAIVEAIRSRKAA, encoded by the coding sequence ATGCGCGAGAACCATTTTGAAGAGGATAAATGGTGGGTCAGCCCATATAATTTTGTACCCGAAGTGCGTGATGCTATGGACCTGCCTCCAAAGGTAGAAATCCATGACGCGACACTGCGTGATGGAGAGCAGACACCTGGTGTTGTTTTTTCTGTTGATGACAAAATTGCGATTGCGCAAAAGCTTTCCGAAGTTGGTGTTGAGCGCATTGAAGCTGGTATGCCCGCAGTTTCCCCGCAGGATGCCGAATCCATCAAGCAGATTTCAAAATTGGGCCTGAACTCCCGTATTTTCACTTTTGCGCGAGCCATGAAAAAAGACATCGACATGGCGCTTGAGTGCGGCGCGCAAGGCGTCATCATTGAAGTGCCAATCGGCTATCCCAAGCTGAAAACCCAGTTTGGCTGGACCTGGCAGGATGTTCTGGCGCGCAGCGCGCCCGTCATCAATTACGCCCGTGAAAACGGCCTTTATGCTGTGTTCTTCCCATATGACACCACCCGCGCCCGCGCGGATGATCTTGAGAATTTGTGCAAGGGCATCATGGCTGAATCCCCACCCGATTCCATTGGCATCGTTGATACAATGGGCTGCGCCACGCCTGAAGCCATCAAATACATGGTGCGCTGGGTCAAGCGTATGACCGGCCTTCCAATCGAAATTCACACGCATAATGATTTCGGCATGGGTGTTGCCACTGAACTGGCAGCGGTGACCGCCGGTGCCGAAGTTGTGCATTCCTGCGGAAATGGCCTGGGTGAGCGTACCGGCAACGCAGCGCTGGAAGAGCTTATGCTCGGTCTTGACCTGCTTTACGGTTATGACACCGGCTACAAACTGGATAAATTACCAGAGCTGGGCGAGTTGCTGTCCCGTTTGGCCAATGTGCCGATTGCCCGCAACAAGCCAATTTTGGGTTCTGGAAACTTCACCCGCGAATCCGGCATCGGCATCAATTATGTGATGCATGACCCACTGGTCATGTTTGGTACGCATCCGGCTCTTACGGGCCGGGCAGGCGAAGTGGTGCTGGGCAAGAAAAGCGGCAAAGCTTCCATAGCTTACAAGCTGGAAGATCTGGGTCTGGGCGAATCAGATGAGGCTGAAACAGCGGAAATGCTTGATCACGTCAAACAGGCCGGTATCAAAAAACGCGACATTCTGAGCGATGATGAGTTCAAGGCCATCGTTGAAGCGATCCGCTCCCGCAAGGCAGCCTGA
- a CDS encoding ABC transporter substrate-binding protein: MKKILYSTAMALVLAAGSAQAQTALMFEPGSGDFNWDSYEALKSTQLNGEQVTVFGPWLGPDQKVVESVLAYFGAATGADVKYVGSDSFEQQIMIDAEAGSAPNVAVFPQPGLAADMAARGFLTPLADGTGDWIRENYAAGQSWVDLGTYASASGEDELFGFFYKVDVKSLVWYSPENFEDAGYEIPTSMEDLKALSEQIVADGGTPWCIGLGSGGATGWPATDWVEDMMLRTQTPDVYDRWVTNEIPFTDERVVAAIDEFGAFARNDDFVAGGAGAVASTDFRDSPKGLFSSPPQCYMHRQASFIPAFFPEGTSVGEDADFFYFPSYAGKDLGNPVLGAGTVWAITSDSPGSQALVEFLKSPIAHELWMAQSGFLTPHKGVDTGIYADDTQRALGDVLLGATTFRFDGSDLMPGGVGAGAFWTGMVDYAGGKPAAEVAAEIQASWDSLK, from the coding sequence ATGAAGAAAATACTCTACTCAACAGCCATGGCTTTGGTGCTTGCTGCTGGTTCCGCACAAGCGCAGACTGCTCTCATGTTTGAGCCTGGTTCCGGTGATTTTAACTGGGACAGCTACGAAGCGCTGAAATCCACACAACTGAACGGCGAGCAGGTCACAGTCTTTGGCCCGTGGCTCGGACCCGATCAGAAAGTAGTCGAAAGCGTGTTGGCCTATTTTGGCGCAGCAACAGGTGCTGACGTTAAATATGTTGGTTCTGACAGTTTCGAGCAGCAGATCATGATTGATGCTGAGGCCGGGTCTGCACCAAATGTTGCCGTGTTCCCTCAGCCGGGACTTGCGGCAGATATGGCTGCACGCGGATTTCTGACGCCTCTGGCAGACGGTACCGGTGACTGGATTCGTGAAAACTATGCGGCCGGACAGTCCTGGGTCGATCTTGGCACTTATGCCAGTGCGAGCGGTGAAGATGAACTCTTTGGCTTCTTCTACAAGGTAGATGTAAAATCTCTGGTTTGGTATTCGCCTGAAAACTTTGAAGATGCCGGTTACGAAATTCCAACCAGCATGGAAGATCTGAAGGCGTTGTCAGAGCAGATCGTGGCAGATGGCGGAACGCCATGGTGCATCGGCCTGGGATCAGGCGGCGCAACAGGCTGGCCTGCAACCGACTGGGTTGAAGACATGATGCTGCGTACGCAGACACCTGATGTCTATGACCGATGGGTGACGAACGAAATTCCGTTCACAGATGAGCGCGTTGTTGCTGCTATTGATGAGTTTGGTGCTTTTGCACGCAACGATGATTTTGTTGCAGGTGGAGCTGGAGCCGTTGCTTCAACTGACTTCCGCGATAGCCCCAAAGGCCTCTTCTCGTCGCCTCCTCAGTGCTACATGCACCGTCAGGCTTCTTTCATCCCGGCTTTCTTCCCTGAAGGTACAAGTGTTGGTGAAGATGCGGACTTCTTCTACTTCCCATCCTATGCTGGCAAGGATCTTGGAAACCCGGTTCTGGGTGCAGGTACAGTTTGGGCCATCACAAGCGACAGCCCGGGTTCTCAGGCACTGGTCGAATTCCTGAAATCGCCAATTGCTCACGAATTGTGGATGGCACAGTCCGGTTTCCTGACACCACATAAAGGTGTCGACACTGGAATTTATGCTGACGATACACAGCGCGCACTGGGAGATGTTCTTCTGGGGGCGACAACCTTCCGCTTCGACGGATCCGATCTGATGCCTGGTGGTGTTGGAGCTGGTGCCTTCTGGACCGGAATGGTGGACTATGCAGGTGGCAAGCCTGCGGCAGAAGTTGCCGCAGAAATCCAGGCCTCCTGGGACTCGCTGAAATAA
- a CDS encoding glutathione S-transferase family protein: MSEPEITLYHSLTSVCSQKVRLTLAELGLGFQSRVMDLKKGDQFAPDYLKLNPNAVVPTLIDGTQVVLNSNTILQHLCARNAAHPLSTATVDRQELCSQWFERADRLHVAIHAITYVSVNREKLLALSPEQREQRYQNIPDPVRSARLRRIVDDGFESAPVLAALETLNEILPKLQTALRGYRCLTGDRATLADFAMFPFVHRLHLLGFDPLWEEGNLARWHGDMMQRPSFQTAIRTVVPASATDNFAASGKAAWPQLGVRFN, encoded by the coding sequence ATGTCAGAACCCGAAATCACGCTCTATCATTCGCTGACCTCAGTCTGTTCCCAGAAAGTGCGGCTGACCTTGGCAGAATTGGGCCTTGGCTTCCAAAGTCGGGTCATGGACCTGAAGAAGGGCGACCAGTTTGCGCCTGATTATCTGAAGCTGAACCCCAACGCTGTTGTCCCAACATTGATTGATGGCACGCAGGTGGTTTTAAACTCCAATACCATCTTGCAGCATTTATGCGCGCGCAATGCAGCGCACCCACTCAGCACTGCAACCGTAGATCGTCAGGAGCTGTGCTCTCAATGGTTCGAACGCGCTGACCGGCTCCACGTCGCAATCCACGCAATTACCTATGTCAGTGTAAATCGTGAAAAGCTGTTGGCCTTGTCGCCAGAGCAACGAGAGCAACGCTACCAAAACATCCCGGACCCCGTCCGCTCCGCCAGGCTGCGCCGGATTGTAGACGATGGATTTGAGTCCGCTCCGGTCCTGGCTGCATTGGAAACACTCAATGAAATTCTGCCAAAACTTCAAACGGCACTCCGGGGCTATAGATGCTTGACGGGTGACCGTGCAACGCTGGCTGATTTCGCGATGTTTCCATTTGTGCATCGGCTGCATCTGTTGGGCTTTGACCCATTGTGGGAAGAGGGGAACCTGGCCCGCTGGCATGGCGACATGATGCAGCGCCCCAGCTTTCAAACCGCAATCCGGACTGTTGTCCCTGCCAGCGCCACCGACAATTTCGCGGCTTCCGGAAAAGCCGCTTGGCCACAGCTTGGCGTGCGTTTCAACTGA
- a CDS encoding TRAP transporter small permease subunit → MSNNALRRFYSASVSIATIANMVGTGIIFVLVAILNADVVARGVFHDPIRGVVEMVIFSLALIVFMQLPDVVRSNRLTRSDGMLLMMFESRPGAARIMTRVIDLVAGIFMALIAWTMWPEFIESFETCHFITPPEFGPVPTGDFLADMSAAFGRCEYSGTPGIFTAPWWPIKLAICFSVTLCTIIFFMKALIGSKGADLFNIGDRPA, encoded by the coding sequence ATGTCCAACAATGCGCTTCGCCGTTTCTACAGTGCCTCTGTCTCGATCGCGACAATTGCCAATATGGTGGGAACGGGCATTATTTTTGTTCTGGTTGCCATTCTGAACGCTGATGTTGTGGCCCGAGGCGTTTTTCACGACCCTATTCGCGGCGTCGTAGAAATGGTCATTTTCTCACTGGCCTTGATCGTCTTCATGCAATTGCCGGATGTGGTGCGCAGCAACAGGCTGACCCGGTCAGATGGTATGCTGCTGATGATGTTTGAATCCCGACCAGGGGCCGCCCGGATTATGACCCGTGTCATTGATCTTGTCGCTGGAATTTTCATGGCGCTGATCGCATGGACCATGTGGCCCGAATTTATTGAATCTTTTGAAACCTGCCATTTCATCACGCCTCCGGAATTTGGGCCTGTGCCGACCGGCGACTTCCTAGCCGACATGTCGGCTGCATTCGGACGCTGTGAGTATTCCGGAACACCGGGCATTTTCACCGCACCCTGGTGGCCGATTAAACTCGCAATTTGTTTCAGCGTCACGCTGTGCACGATCATCTTCTTCATGAAGGCGTTGATCGGAAGCAAGGGTGCTGATCTGTTTAATATTGGAGATCGCCCGGCATGA
- a CDS encoding malonic semialdehyde reductase produces MNANAPHGQDLEQARIHAQEDVRDLRSKISHLGEDEIGLMLTRARSHYAWQDKPVTDEQLKQIYDITKMGSTSMNCCPARFVFVKSAAGKDRLAKALKPTNVPKVMKAPVTAIIAFDKEFWTELPRLFPHEDRRGHFRDKEKHSYDTAFRNSTLQGGYFMMAARAIGLDTGPISGFSNEIVDAEFFAGTTIASNFLCNLGYADESALFQRLPRFDFEDVCEFA; encoded by the coding sequence ATGAATGCTAATGCGCCTCACGGACAGGATCTGGAACAAGCGCGGATACACGCGCAGGAAGATGTGCGCGATCTGCGATCCAAAATCAGCCATTTGGGTGAAGACGAAATAGGGTTGATGTTGACCCGTGCGCGTTCTCACTACGCATGGCAGGACAAACCTGTAACCGATGAACAACTGAAGCAGATTTACGACATTACAAAAATGGGATCGACCAGCATGAATTGCTGTCCGGCCCGTTTTGTCTTTGTAAAATCTGCTGCAGGCAAGGACCGTTTGGCAAAGGCATTGAAGCCGACCAACGTGCCAAAAGTCATGAAGGCGCCGGTCACCGCGATCATTGCTTTTGACAAGGAATTCTGGACCGAACTGCCGCGTCTGTTCCCCCATGAAGATCGTCGGGGTCACTTTCGTGACAAGGAAAAGCATTCATATGACACGGCATTCCGCAATTCCACGCTTCAGGGTGGCTATTTCATGATGGCTGCGAGAGCTATCGGTCTGGATACGGGGCCAATCTCGGGTTTTTCCAATGAGATCGTGGACGCAGAGTTTTTTGCCGGCACAACAATTGCCTCGAACTTCCTGTGTAATCTGGGTTACGCGGACGAGTCTGCCTTATTCCAGCGTTTGCCACGTTTTGACTTCGAGGACGTCTGCGAATTCGCCTGA
- a CDS encoding TRAP transporter large permease, protein MSPVEIGSLSVLAIVVLVYMGMYIPVALGLVSFVSIWLISGKSILAFNFLKIAVGDGVAEYEFATIPLFTVMGLLVSRAGLGTDIYTVMNRGFRRITGGIGMATVGANAVFAAVTGSSIASASVFTKISVPEMLRLNYNPRFAVGVVAGSSVLGMIIPPSAMLIIYSFVAEQSVGEMFIAGIIPGLILTAAYIAGILAAGRFWPTFLGVGAGVTEDIPLSTYELLEKTVPIVSLIIIVLGGIYTGWLTPVEAGAAGALVALLIAIIRRRMTWKSLWATAIETGHITASILFLITMASLYSRMLGYAGLPNELDNLLQTYDLGFAEIMIIYVILMLFLGTLLDTASIILIVVPLFITLMESMGLSLIWFGIVTVIGAEIGLLTPPLGISCFVIKATLNNPKISLKDVFMGAFPFAVIMLLVLILLIRYPILSTGLLG, encoded by the coding sequence ATGTCTCCCGTTGAAATCGGCTCGCTTTCAGTTCTGGCCATTGTCGTGCTCGTCTATATGGGCATGTATATTCCGGTTGCGCTTGGGTTGGTGTCATTTGTCTCCATCTGGCTGATCAGCGGAAAATCCATTCTGGCTTTCAACTTCCTGAAAATTGCCGTTGGCGATGGTGTTGCAGAATATGAATTTGCCACCATTCCGCTGTTCACCGTCATGGGGCTTTTGGTGTCTCGAGCAGGTTTAGGAACCGATATCTATACGGTTATGAACCGCGGCTTCAGGCGCATAACAGGCGGTATCGGAATGGCAACTGTGGGCGCAAATGCTGTGTTTGCCGCGGTTACCGGATCGTCGATTGCCTCTGCCTCGGTCTTCACCAAGATATCCGTCCCCGAAATGCTGAGACTGAATTATAATCCGCGTTTCGCTGTTGGTGTTGTTGCCGGGTCATCCGTACTTGGCATGATCATCCCGCCAAGCGCGATGTTGATCATCTACTCATTTGTTGCCGAGCAATCGGTTGGCGAAATGTTCATTGCGGGCATTATTCCAGGCTTGATTCTAACTGCAGCCTACATCGCCGGTATCCTGGCAGCCGGTCGCTTCTGGCCCACATTTCTGGGTGTCGGGGCGGGTGTCACCGAAGATATTCCTCTGAGCACCTATGAACTGCTGGAAAAGACAGTTCCTATTGTCAGCCTGATCATCATCGTGTTGGGCGGTATCTATACCGGCTGGTTGACGCCTGTTGAAGCCGGTGCTGCCGGCGCTCTGGTAGCGCTGCTGATTGCAATCATCCGCCGCAGAATGACATGGAAATCCCTTTGGGCAACGGCCATCGAAACAGGCCACATCACAGCTTCCATTCTGTTCCTGATTACAATGGCATCACTCTACAGCCGCATGCTTGGCTACGCCGGCCTGCCAAATGAGCTCGACAATCTGCTGCAGACTTATGATCTGGGCTTTGCGGAAATCATGATCATCTATGTGATCCTGATGCTCTTTTTGGGCACATTGCTGGATACAGCTTCCATTATCCTGATCGTGGTTCCACTGTTCATCACCTTGATGGAATCCATGGGGCTCAGCCTTATCTGGTTCGGCATCGTAACGGTGATTGGCGCAGAAATCGGTTTGCTGACACCCCCATTGGGAATTTCCTGCTTTGTGATCAAAGCTACACTCAACAATCCAAAGATCAGTCTGAAAGATGTGTTCATGGGGGCCTTCCCCTTCGCAGTTATTATGCTGTTGGTGCTCATCCTCCTCATTCGCTATCCGATCCTCTCAACCGGACTGCTCGGCTGA
- a CDS encoding C4-dicarboxylate TRAP transporter substrate-binding protein, translating into MSTMTLRRAMLSAVVSAGLFAGLHAQSANATETINMIAIDGYPDRSMWVKEFSGFFIPRVNEELAATGNYKIEWQEAYGGTIVKPRGVLEGIKLGLGDIGIVTTIFHNSALPSQGISAVTPFVSADARVVAKAVDEIAKEFPQMASELEAENQIYLATGVVLDTYQIFSKTPINALSDLGGMKVAGAGYNLRYLEGIEGAAGVRGGLPNFYNMLQTGVVDAAMLWPEAAKTFKIAEVAPYMLKADLGAVNSKTVTVNKDVWNKLPDEVKTALQKVAVEYRDHVAGIAMDRAAESLEAYKAGGGTVVEMSAEARAAWANSMPNIAVDWAQKLDTAGAPGSEMLKAYMAKLKAAGQVPIRDWAAELTN; encoded by the coding sequence ATGAGTACAATGACTTTACGCCGTGCCATGCTGTCGGCGGTTGTGTCTGCAGGCCTGTTTGCCGGACTGCATGCGCAATCTGCAAACGCAACAGAAACCATCAACATGATTGCAATTGATGGGTATCCAGATCGATCCATGTGGGTCAAGGAATTCTCCGGATTCTTTATTCCACGGGTGAATGAAGAACTGGCTGCCACAGGCAATTACAAGATTGAATGGCAGGAAGCGTATGGCGGCACAATCGTCAAGCCACGCGGTGTGCTGGAAGGCATCAAGCTTGGTCTTGGTGACATTGGCATCGTGACCACCATTTTCCACAATTCCGCATTGCCAAGTCAGGGTATTTCAGCGGTTACGCCTTTTGTCTCTGCCGATGCCCGTGTGGTCGCAAAAGCGGTTGATGAGATCGCAAAAGAATTCCCGCAGATGGCATCTGAGCTGGAAGCAGAGAACCAGATTTATCTGGCAACCGGCGTGGTGCTTGATACCTATCAGATCTTCTCCAAGACGCCGATCAACGCATTGTCAGATTTGGGTGGCATGAAAGTAGCTGGTGCTGGCTATAATCTGCGGTATCTGGAAGGCATTGAAGGTGCTGCTGGTGTGCGCGGTGGCCTGCCAAATTTCTACAACATGCTTCAAACCGGTGTTGTTGATGCTGCCATGCTGTGGCCTGAAGCTGCAAAAACATTCAAGATCGCTGAAGTTGCGCCTTACATGCTGAAAGCCGACCTTGGTGCCGTGAATTCCAAAACCGTTACAGTCAACAAGGACGTTTGGAACAAGCTGCCTGACGAAGTGAAAACTGCGCTGCAGAAAGTGGCAGTTGAATATCGCGATCATGTTGCCGGCATTGCTATGGACCGTGCAGCTGAATCACTTGAAGCCTATAAGGCTGGCGGTGGTACAGTTGTCGAAATGTCTGCTGAAGCGCGTGCCGCCTGGGCAAACTCCATGCCAAATATTGCTGTGGATTGGGCCCAGAAGCTCGATACAGCGGGCGCGCCCGGTTCTGAAATGCTGAAAGCCTATATGGCGAAGCTGAAAGCTGCTGGCCAGGTGCCAATCCGTGACTGGGCAGCAGAATTGACAAACTAA
- a CDS encoding carbohydrate ABC transporter permease, with protein MHPAFQGLLTIIIGVGGCVGYYYFSNQFLDKVLFPAKGANIGRNINRANMVRPWLFLFPALLALGLYLAYPVVETLRMSLSERLPGGGSQFVGLDNYGQMLTEPKFWEALQNNFFWLLVVPAMSTAFGLLAAQLTDRISWGNIAKSLIFMPMAISFVGAAVIWKLVYDTRPVDQEQIGVLNALYLWFGGTEPNTWLTMPFWNNFFLMAVLIWIQTGFAMVILSAALRGIPEETIEAAILDGANPFQVFFKIKVPQIMGTIVVVWTTITIVVLKVFDIVFAMTNGQWETQVLANYMYDKLFRANDWGVGSASAMVIMLLVTPILVWNVYNARKEMR; from the coding sequence ATGCATCCTGCATTCCAGGGGTTGCTGACGATTATCATCGGCGTTGGCGGTTGTGTCGGCTATTATTATTTTTCCAATCAGTTTTTGGACAAGGTTCTGTTCCCTGCCAAAGGGGCGAATATTGGACGGAACATAAATCGGGCCAATATGGTTCGACCGTGGCTGTTTCTGTTCCCGGCTCTTTTGGCACTTGGGCTCTATCTGGCCTATCCCGTTGTTGAGACATTGCGCATGTCCTTGTCCGAGCGATTGCCGGGCGGTGGTTCTCAGTTTGTCGGCCTCGATAATTACGGACAGATGCTGACCGAGCCAAAGTTCTGGGAGGCCTTGCAGAACAATTTCTTCTGGCTTCTGGTGGTTCCTGCGATGTCGACGGCCTTTGGTCTGTTGGCGGCGCAACTGACTGACCGCATTTCCTGGGGCAACATTGCGAAATCCCTGATTTTCATGCCCATGGCCATCTCCTTCGTTGGTGCGGCCGTGATCTGGAAGCTGGTCTATGACACCCGCCCTGTGGATCAGGAGCAAATCGGCGTTCTGAACGCACTGTATCTCTGGTTTGGCGGCACCGAACCCAATACCTGGCTGACCATGCCGTTCTGGAACAACTTTTTCCTGATGGCTGTCCTGATCTGGATCCAAACCGGATTTGCCATGGTTATCCTCTCCGCCGCTTTGCGCGGCATACCTGAAGAAACCATTGAGGCTGCGATTCTGGATGGTGCCAATCCGTTCCAGGTTTTCTTCAAGATCAAGGTGCCGCAGATCATGGGAACCATTGTTGTGGTCTGGACGACCATCACCATCGTGGTTTTGAAGGTCTTCGACATCGTGTTCGCTATGACCAACGGTCAATGGGAGACGCAGGTTCTGGCCAACTACATGTATGACAAGCTGTTCCGCGCCAATGATTGGGGCGTCGGCTCTGCCAGCGCCATGGTGATCATGCTTCTGGTGACACCAATCCTGGTTTGGAATGTCTACAACGCCCGCAAAGAAATGCGCTGA